CTTGTGCAGCTGGCTAAGCTCTTCTTCCGTCTTCCCAAGTTTTGACCGTACCCGTTCcagagccgcttcacggttgaggcaacggtccatcaagcccttcatcataaccaaggactgaaataaagaaaattagaagTGTTAAAAATGAAACTAGAAAGTGAACGGACATACACTGAAGGATAATGAAAAGTTACCTGTCCGACGGCAAATAACCCCGTCTCTCCCATCGCCTCCGTCGAGTGATTCCCCAGATCCTCATAGTCCTCTGCAGAAAGTATGGACGTAAGCTTTTCCAAAGCGAACTTCGAATCATCACGAAGAAGGGGAGGGGGCTTCTCCTCGCTGACGGGTGGAGCATGCATTAGGCCCTTACCGGCCCCCTGTTTAACTTGGTTGACGGCCTTAGGgccctcagccatcaagcccacGATGGGCTCCATTGACACCTTTGGCTGCTTGTGTGGACGGTCGGACTTTGGTGGCTGCTTCCTCTTGCCCGATGACCCCGGCACACTGGGAACAACGATctcacccgtcttcttttgctcgacggctaGAGATTTTATCATGGCTCTTCTCTtggcgtcgtccatttctgcaatacaggacggatgatgatgttctctcaaaagtaaaatttcaatttcaagggTAAAAGTAGACGGActcacgtttgtgtattctttcgtcgtaAGCAATGGCCTCACGGGtaggttctggaccgtcacaataccagtgtaTTGTCTTTGGATTCACTAACTTGGCCCAGGTCCTTTCGTCCGGCTTAGCTTTTCTACAAACCTTTTCAAGGAAACTAAATTCCTCGAGGCTAACCTGCGGGCGCCCTCTACCTGCAAAGAGAGACGGTCAAAATACGCACATAATAGAGGACGGGTGTATAAAAAAGGAACAAGCAAGACGGGTGCATACGCGCTTGGTTTATTATCCCCCAAGTTGTATCGACGGGCATGTACTCCGTCTCtcctggacggttcatccacctgtcaccctccaggaagaaatagcgactcttccagtctctatttgagtctggggtctcaaagatGACCTTCAACAAGGGACTTCGACTAGCAAAACGGTACAACCCCCTTGATCTATCAATCTCATCTGGacggtaacagtgaagaaattcacggacCGTCAGTCTCCTTTCTCCATTCGACATTGCGCCATAAagaatctccattgctatgaagaccctccaggcgtttggAGAAATCTGGGTGACGGACAGTCCCAGGTAATGCAAGAGTTCCCTATGGagtgtagagagcgggaaccgaagtccaGCCTTCAACACCTGCTCGTACACTCCAACACCTTCTACTCCGTCATAATAACATCTCTCCGACACGTAGGGAAGACGGATCGGGATGTAGTCTGGTATCTGAAAATTTGTTCTAAAGGTACTGAAATGTCTCTCCCGgatgacggatgtgaacctatgcactgtccactctggtaacatgatgaactgccttagtccatcagcacctacgACGGACTCCAGTGCTTGATTCCCGTCAGGACCCTCTATCTCAATTTTCTCCACATCCTCACTTGTTGAGGACGAAGAGGAtgcagacggactcctatcttcgcctggactatcttggtctttatgaccggacgggtatacattctcgtattccgtcccgtcacgaaccaccgattggttacttgacgcactagacatttcctacaattaatgATGAAACCTAAGACTTGACGGGTTTAAAAACATTGACGGGTATATTAAGCCTAACAATATTGCTTGGTCGAAAATGTAACttgaatatgaaattaaagtaaatacttaccacacctGACGGAGTAATGCTGACGGTTGTGGTAATTGGTGGTTACCAGTGCTCGACGGACTTCTCTGGCAAGGTTGACGGTTCTCTCTGACAGACGTTTTCTGTTTGGAAATgcgaaaatgagagattgagacgcctcatatatataggagatacacggaagacgaagcgacgcttcgatcctatacaacggccagtcagagattgacacgtggcatgctaATAAATGCTAACCTGTCTGCTCGCATCAGTAGATGGTAACCGTCGACTATATGAAACCGTCTGAAACTGCAAGATACCCGTCATCCTATCTGACGGTTAAAGATCTGAAACCGTCATACATTCTGACGGTTGTGTCCGCCTATTACTTTAAATCTTCTGTTTCACGGATCCATTCCGTCATTAAAGTACCCGTCATGCCCCTACATTaggatcgtcaccccattgatcCTTGGAACAGACGGaccattggggtgaagggggcaactgaagatggTAAGATTTAGTCTGGTGGGCctatcttaatgggcctgacggatagGTACTGTTTGGTCTGTGTAAAGCGGGACCCACGCTCCCTAAAGGCCCATCATGGACAGACATAGTAAGGGCCCATAGCCCGAAATCTCTATTGCCTGGAAAAGCCttaagatccaataagggaaatggtatcagagtcccacattggaaagatctggaggtcaagaagaaaagccacctcTCCACTGCTATAAAAGGAGTAACTTTCACGCAAATCgaggtaagattaattgaccctctctaacgcctttaaaaaataactcaagggacgaattctaacttgaccttcggagaacttttggccggcaccacaccggtgctctctaagggtTTTTCTCCCgttcgttcttgttgtgcaggttcgttgACTCGCGAGTACAGTGCGACTCATTGGTGACAATTCTCAACGTCATCAGTATTAATACTTTTGTCACACAAACCATGATATAAATGGTCAGTAAAACCATTGCGGGTATCCTCACCTCTGAAGCTCAAAAAAACATCGTAGTTACACTGGCgagtggaagaagaaaaagagaatccTTGATTGATCGGGAAATCCATTAGAATCTACCAGCAGAAgattgagaagaagaaagatgtgATGAAATGAGAATTATAAGAGATGAGGA
The DNA window shown above is from Quercus lobata isolate SW786 chromosome 7, ValleyOak3.0 Primary Assembly, whole genome shotgun sequence and carries:
- the LOC115952310 gene encoding uncharacterized protein LOC115952310 isoform X1, whose product is MSSASSNQSVVRDGTEYENVYPSGHKDQDSPGEDRSPSASSSSSTSEDVEKIEIEGPDGNQALESVVGADGLRQFIMLPEWTVHRFTSVIRERHFSTFRTNFQIPDYIPIRLPYVSERCYYDGVEGVGVYEQVLKAGLRFPLSTLHRELLHYLGLSVTQISPNAWRVFIAMEILYGAMSNGERRLTVREFLHCYRPDEIDRSRGLYRFASRSPLLKVIFETPDSNRDWKSRYFFLEGDRWMNRPGETEYMPVDTTWGIINQARRGRPQVSLEEFSFLEKVCRKAKPDERTWAKLVNPKTIHWYCDGPEPTREAIAYDERIHKQMDDAKRRAMIKSLAVEQKKTGEIVVPSVPGSSGKRKQPPKSDRPHKQPKVSMEPIVGLMAEGPKAVNQVKQGAGKGLMHAPPVSEEKPPPLLRDDSKFALEKLTSILSAEDYEDLGNHSTEAMGETGLFAVGQSLVMMKGLMDRCLNREAALERVRSKLGKTEEELSQLHKWKFTMEQKFELSENTRKELEQKTEEAGKVLKSRADEVKDLKKKLRHAKDDAVSEYRNSESLLKELGGSFLQGFDDALRQIKKTYPDLDVSMITLTDQDQTSALPVASENTEDLFGEEAAQGDGESAPPNEVAVADPKKAE
- the LOC115952310 gene encoding uncharacterized protein LOC115952310 isoform X2; this encodes MRADRKRLSERTVNLAREVRRALVTTNYHNRQHYSVRCGRGRPQVSLEEFSFLEKVCRKAKPDERTWAKLVNPKTIHWYCDGPEPTREAIAYDERIHKQMDDAKRRAMIKSLAVEQKKTGEIVVPSVPGSSGKRKQPPKSDRPHKQPKVSMEPIVGLMAEGPKAVNQVKQGAGKGLMHAPPVSEEKPPPLLRDDSKFALEKLTSILSAEDYEDLGNHSTEAMGETGLFAVGQSLVMMKGLMDRCLNREAALERVRSKLGKTEEELSQLHKWKFTMEQKFELSENTRKELEQKTEEAGKVLKSRADEVKDLKKKLRHAKDDAVSEYRNSESLLKELGGSFLQGFDDALRQIKKTYPDLDVSMITLTDQDQTSALPVASENTEDLFGEEAAQGDGESAPPNEVAVADPKKAE